The following nucleotide sequence is from Dehalococcoidia bacterium.
TGACATTCCCGAGCTGCGAACCGTTCTTCTTGAAGAAGGCCCTGGTGGAGGTTGGGGGCCTTATCAAGTCAAAGGCATTGGGGAGCAATCCAATTCTCAAACTGCACCCGCCATTGCGAATGCTGTGGCTGATGCGGTTGGAGTTAGGGTTCGAGACTTACCTGTAACTGCAGAAAAAGTCTATAAGGCCCTTAATTCTTAGTGAGTTTGAAAAACCAAAAGCGAATTCCGGATCAATCAACAGTACACCGAGCGCAACCATTTGCTTCTTTAGGGTACGAAAAATACCGAAGGCTTTGGACAGGAACGTTTTTTACCTTTGCAGCAGGACAGATGACTTTAGTCGCCAAGCCCTGGTTAGCTTATGAAATTACTGGATCCGCATTTTGGCTTGGTGTAGTTGCCCTTAGCCAAGGTTTGCCGATGCTTTTTATGGCTCCGTTAGGTGGAGTTGCAGCTGATCGGTTTCCAAAGCGCACTGTATTACTTCTGTCGCAAACTGCTTTGATGCTAATGGCTGCAATAATAGCTGTTGTTCTATATCTTGATCTTATAGAGGTGTGGCATTTAATTTTGCTGAGCCTAGTCCACGGGACTGCAATGCCGTTCAATATGCCCGTTAGGCAGTCCTATATACCTATTCTCCTGCCCAAAAAATTGATTTCCAATGGCGTTGCACTACATGCTTCTGGGAGAAATATGAATCAAACCATTGCCCCTAGCTTGGTCGGGGTGCTCTTAGGAATTGATCCGTTAGTTGCTTTTATTGCTATCGTAGTTTTGCATGCT
It contains:
- a CDS encoding MFS transporter; amino-acid sequence: MSLKNQKRIPDQSTVHRAQPFASLGYEKYRRLWTGTFFTFAAGQMTLVAKPWLAYEITGSAFWLGVVALSQGLPMLFMAPLGGVAADRFPKRTVLLLSQTALMLMAAIIAVVLYLDLIEVWHLILLSLVHGTAMPFNMPVRQSYIPILLPKKLISNGVALHASGRNMNQTIAPSLVGVLLGIDPLVAFIAIVVLHALSMLVSFGFPLAQSSNRGNIGLIGDLKYGFNYVWSDKFLRLLFATLLLFLIFGMPYMHLLPVFQEILEVGPELLGFMYGAMGLGGFFGTLTVASFPRFSNRTPQLIFGALFSLSLMGFALSPLYFLSLLLLFFSGYFHTAYTTINQTLILTRSDPSVHGRVISMNMMLRSSITIVVLPMGFLVDQFGGPS